In Pelmatolapia mariae isolate MD_Pm_ZW linkage group LG13, Pm_UMD_F_2, whole genome shotgun sequence, a genomic segment contains:
- the LOC134640079 gene encoding zinc finger protein 569-like yields MSSPLLLRAFVTERLTAAAEEIFQVFERTIAKYEEEASSSQQEIERLRGLLLEFMTNQKRDVLQLSVCKEESPPEQEPCERAPSISVHKGNAEPRHIKEEDGELWAGQEQDEKQAEEFHDADASYPPHSSVWEENELEDTKPSLQPEVQNCERDEEFLEEQETRTVQFILPLTLTSSSQTLAQSESVQDGRESKRAAASFSSEQTQAPFSTFRESTELPHFNTAAPDYHCHLCNKSFSSSHHLINHAFHMHSANAGAICAVCGKTFESTESLNMHLKSHKGSKCCHMCGKQCNSTTALTEHMASHAGVKLHRCHVCGKECSRKGDLKIHMRIHTGEKPFCCSFCCKSFTHSGHLRKHMRSHTGERPHRCGICGRGFLQSAHLKYHLGTHTQKY; encoded by the exons ATGTCTTCACCGCTTCTTCTCAGGGCCTTCGTGACCGAGCGCCTGACAGCCGCCGCGGAGGAAATATTTCAGGTGTTTGAGAGGACGATAGCAAAATACGAGGAAGAAGCGAGCAGCTCCCAGCAGGAGATCGAGCGACTCAGAGGTCTGCTGCTGGAGTTCATGACAAACCAGAAAAGAG atgttcttcagttgtctgtttgtaaAGAGGAGTCACCGCCTGAGCAGGAGCCATGTGAGCGCGCACCGAGCATCAGCGTCCATAAGGGCAATGCAGAGCCTCGACATATTAAAGAGGAAGACGGTGAACTCTGGGCTGGTCAGGAGCAAGATGAAAAACAGGCCGAAGAGTTTCATGATGCTGATGCCTCATATCCACCTCACTCTTCTGTTTGGGAGGAAAATGAGCTAGAGGACACGAAACCATCTCTGCAGCCTGAAGTGCAAAACTGTGAACGTGATGAGGAGTTTCTGGAGGAGCAGGAAACCAGAACTGTGCAGTTCATATTGCCTCTCACATTGACATCTTCTTCACAAACTCTAGCCCAAAGTGAAAGTGTCCAGGACGGAAGGGAAAGCAAAAGAGCTGCTGCTAGTTTTTCATCAGAACAAACCCAGGCGCCCTTTAGCACTTTCAGAGAATCCACTGAGTTACCTCATTTTAACACTGCTGCACCTGACTATCATTGCCATTTGTGCAATAAATCGTTTTCCTCCAGCCATCACCTGATAAATCATGCTTTCCACATGCATTCAGCAAACGCAGGTGCCATCTGTGCCGTGTGTGGAAAGACGTTTGAATCCACGGAAAGCCTTAACATGCACCTGAAATCGCACAAGGGCTCAAAATGTTGCCACATGTGCGGTAAGCAGTGCAACAGCACGACCGCACTGACCGAGCACATGGCAAGCCACGCCGGAGTGAAACTGCATCGTTGCCACGTGTGTGGGAAAGAGTGCAGCCGCAAAGGGGATTTAAAGATACATATGAGGATTCACACGGGTGAGAAGCCTTTCTGCTGCTCCTTTTGTTGCAAAAGTTTCACCCACAGCGGACACCTGAGGAAGCACATGAGAAGCCACACAGGCGAGAGGCCTCACCGCTGTGGTATCTGTGGCAGAGGGTTTCTACAGAGTGCACACTTGAAATATCACCTGGGGACTCACACTCAGAAATACTGA